In the Acanthopagrus latus isolate v.2019 chromosome 23, fAcaLat1.1, whole genome shotgun sequence genome, one interval contains:
- the phospho1 gene encoding probable phosphatase phospho1 isoform X2, with product MASQSTHIPNDRRFLIFFDFDETIVDETSDDMVVQTAPGQHLPTWLKDTYQPGRYNEYMQRVLAYLAEQGVTESDIRNVMEKLPATPGMLTLFQFLRTRPQQDFEVVLLSDANTFFIESWLRRAGARQLFHRIFTNPATFNRDGRLVMRPFHSHDCQRCPDNMCKQVVVREYVARRTQERGRPYQRVFYVGDGANDFCPALALGPRDVAFPRRDFPMHRLITETHEAMPGEFKAVTVPWATAEDVVQRLRKLVVE from the coding sequence ATGGCCTCCCAGTCCACTCACATCCCCAACGACCGGCGCTTCCTCATCTTCTTTGACTTCGATGAGACCATCGTGGATGAAACCAGCGACGACATGGTGGTGCAGACCGCCCCGGGTCAGCACCTGCCGACCTGGCTGAAGGACACCTACCAGCCGGGCCGCTACAACGAGTACATGCAGCGCGTCCTGGCCTACCTGGCGGAGCAGGGCGTCACCGAGAGCGACATCCGCAACGTGATGGAGAAGCTGCCCGCCACCCCCGGCATGCTCACCCTCTTCCAGTTCCTCCGCACCCGGCCCCAGCAGGACTTCGAGGTGGTGCTGCTGTCCGACGCCAACACCTTCTTCATCGAGTCCTGGCTCCGGCGCGCAGGGGCCCGCCAACTCTTCCACCGCATCTTCACCAACCCGGCCACCTTCAACAGAGACGGCCGCCTGGTGATGCGGCCCTTCCACTCCCACGACTGCCAGCGGTGCCCGGACAACATGTGCAAGCAGGTGGTCGTCAGGGAGTACGTGGCCCGCAGGACGCAGGAGAGGGGCCGCCCCTACCAGCGGGTCTTCTACGTCGGGGACGGAGCCAACGACTTCTGCCCGGCGCTCGCCCTCGGACCCCGGGACGTGGCGTTCCCGCGGCGGGACTTCCCCATGCACCGGCTGATCACGGAGACCCATGAAGCCATGCCCGGGGAGTTCAAGGCGGTCACGGTCCCGTGGGCCACCGCGGAGGATGTGGTGCAGCGGCTGAGGAAGCTGGTGGTGGAGtag
- the phospho1 gene encoding probable phosphatase phospho1 isoform X1 codes for MGDSFFNCCYVPPNPPGEGEPARSRRSEIMASQSTHIPNDRRFLIFFDFDETIVDETSDDMVVQTAPGQHLPTWLKDTYQPGRYNEYMQRVLAYLAEQGVTESDIRNVMEKLPATPGMLTLFQFLRTRPQQDFEVVLLSDANTFFIESWLRRAGARQLFHRIFTNPATFNRDGRLVMRPFHSHDCQRCPDNMCKQVVVREYVARRTQERGRPYQRVFYVGDGANDFCPALALGPRDVAFPRRDFPMHRLITETHEAMPGEFKAVTVPWATAEDVVQRLRKLVVE; via the coding sequence ATGGGGGATTCATTCTTCAACTGCTGTTATGTCCCACCCAATCCCCCAGGAGAGGGGGAGCCCGCCAGGTCCAGACGCTCAGAGATCATGGCCTCCCAGTCCACTCACATCCCCAACGACCGGCGCTTCCTCATCTTCTTTGACTTCGATGAGACCATCGTGGATGAAACCAGCGACGACATGGTGGTGCAGACCGCCCCGGGTCAGCACCTGCCGACCTGGCTGAAGGACACCTACCAGCCGGGCCGCTACAACGAGTACATGCAGCGCGTCCTGGCCTACCTGGCGGAGCAGGGCGTCACCGAGAGCGACATCCGCAACGTGATGGAGAAGCTGCCCGCCACCCCCGGCATGCTCACCCTCTTCCAGTTCCTCCGCACCCGGCCCCAGCAGGACTTCGAGGTGGTGCTGCTGTCCGACGCCAACACCTTCTTCATCGAGTCCTGGCTCCGGCGCGCAGGGGCCCGCCAACTCTTCCACCGCATCTTCACCAACCCGGCCACCTTCAACAGAGACGGCCGCCTGGTGATGCGGCCCTTCCACTCCCACGACTGCCAGCGGTGCCCGGACAACATGTGCAAGCAGGTGGTCGTCAGGGAGTACGTGGCCCGCAGGACGCAGGAGAGGGGCCGCCCCTACCAGCGGGTCTTCTACGTCGGGGACGGAGCCAACGACTTCTGCCCGGCGCTCGCCCTCGGACCCCGGGACGTGGCGTTCCCGCGGCGGGACTTCCCCATGCACCGGCTGATCACGGAGACCCATGAAGCCATGCCCGGGGAGTTCAAGGCGGTCACGGTCCCGTGGGCCACCGCGGAGGATGTGGTGCAGCGGCTGAGGAAGCTGGTGGTGGAGtag
- the znf652 gene encoding zinc finger protein 652: MKSCKSLKEEVSIPSLGGMSQEEGRRVPVSQSYFHSTNTDLDLTGKLYKREVGGKPYSVLVDNKMAAKTSMGDQNIGQLPTQHVTPQQHQQYFREGGAGQEVGTQGSQAGNDGTSEDSEDDEDDEEEEGEEEEEEEDGQEEGFKREQIIVEVNLNNQTLHVSKGDNKTGTTADDSERAGSDDEDDDDEEEEEEEEEEDSHDEEEDEEDEEEEDDEEDEIESRRTRSKRARRGASSTAAPSQPRRKSLRTALSTATAGMTTRGRRKCLEPPKSKRRSVRSAQSSAGSTTTGGKAEAEEKEMLACEKCPRVFNTRWYLEKHMNVTHRRMQICDKCGKKFVLESELALHQQTDCEKNIQCVSCNKSFKKLWSLHEHIKIVHGYAEKKFSCEICEKKFYTMAHVRKHMVAHTKDMPFTCETCGKSFKRSMSLKVHSLQHSGEKPFRCENCDERFQYKYQLRSHMSIHIGHKQFMCQWCGKDFNMKQYFDEHMKTHTGEKPFICEICGKSFTSRPNMKRHRRTHTGEKPYPCEVCGQRFRFSNMLKAHKEKCFRVTSPVVLQTSGPPVPVRIFANTFSSSSSSGPGPSAATPATTSAPLGLSPTGGPMPPRGPVGHTFSHVQLHSTPSHHHPHPATTQQHLSNAPQHAPPHPHHHLAVPPVSHLPPPPALFKSEPLNHCGHEDSSYLHHMAPPEKGPGAPQHH; this comes from the exons ATGAAATCCTGCAAGAGCCTCAAGGAAGAGGTTTCCATCCCCAGCCTTGGCGGGATGTCACAGGAGGAAGGACGGAGGGTGCCAGTGTCCCAGTCTTATTTTCACTCCACCAACACAGATCTGGACCTGACAGGCAAGCTTTATAAGAGGGAGGTTGGTGGTAAGCCTTATTCTGTGTTAGTGGACAATAAAATGGCAGCCAAGACATCCATGGGAGATCAGAACATTGGTCAGCTGCCCACTCAACATGTGACTCCACAGCAACATCAGCAGTATTTCcgggagggaggagcagggcaGGAGGTGGGGACGCAGGGGTCCCAGGCTGGCAACGACGGCACCTCTGAAGACtctgaagatgatgaggatgatgaggaagaagagggtgaggaagaggaggaggaggaggatgggcaGGAGGAGGGCTTCAAGCGTGAGCAGATCATCGTCGAGGTTAACCTGAACAACCAAACACTTCATGTGTCCAAGGGGGACAACAAAACTGGAACCACAGCTGATGACTCTGAGAGAGCTGGCAGcgatgatgaagacgatgacgatgaggaggaggaggaagaggaggaggaggaggacagccatgatgaagaagaagatgaggaggacgaggaggaagaagacgacgaGGAAGATGAGATTGAGAGTCGAAGAACAAGGTCAAAGAGGGCCCGTCGGGGTGCTAGTAGCACAGCAGCTCCCAGTCAGCCTCGGAGAAAAAGCTTGAGAACAGCTCTGAGCACTGCCACGGCTGGAATGACCACCAGGGGCCGGCGGAAGTGCTTGGAGCCTCCAAAGAGCAAGCGCAGGTCAGTCAGATCAGCTCAGTCGTCTGCCGGTTCCACAACGACGGGAGGGAAAGCAGAGgcggaggagaaggagatgctGGCGTGTGAGAAGTGTCCCCGTGTGTTTAACACGCGCTGGTACTTGGAGAAGCACATGAACGTCACACACAGGCGGATGCAGATTTGCGACAAGTGTGGCAAAAAGTTTGTCCTGGAGAGTGAGCTGGCCTTACACCAGCAGACTGACTGCGAGAAGAACATCCAG TGCGTCTCCTGCAACAAGTCTTTTAAGAAGCTGTGGTCACTGCATGAGCACATTAAGATTGTGCACGGCTATGCAGAAAAGAAGTTCTCATGTGAAATCTGTGAGAAAAAGTTCTACACTATGGCTCATGTCCGTAAGCACATGGTTG CTCACACTAAGGACATGCCATTTACCTGTGAGACATGTGGGAAGTCGTTTAAACGCAGCATGTCTTTAAAAGTTCACTCACTCCAGCATTCTGGAGAGAAACCCTTCCGTTGTGAG AACTGTGACGAGCGGTTCCAGTACAAGTACCAGCTGCGCTCCCATATGAGCATTCACATCGGACACAAGCAGTTCATGTGCCAATGGTGTGGCAAAGACTTCAACATGAAACAGTATTTTGATgagcacatgaaaacacacacag GAGAGAAGCCTTTCATCTGTGAGATTTGTGGGAAGAGCTTCACCAGCCGGCCCAACATGAAGCGCCACCGCCGCACCCACACCGGGGAGAAGCCCTATCCCTGCGAGGTGTGTGGCCAGCGCTTCCGCTTCTCCAACATGCTCAAAGCACACAAAGAGAAGTGTTTCCGGGTCACCAGCCCTGTGGTTCTGCAGACCAGCGGCCCACCTGTGCCTGTCCGAATCTTTGCCaacaccttctcctcctcctcatcgtctgGTCCCGGTCCCTCGGCTGCCACCCCAGCCACCACCTCAGCACCCTTGGGCCTGAGCCCAACAGGAGGGCCCATGCCTCCCAGAGGCCCTGTGGGACACACATTCTCCCACGTACAGCTTCACTCAACCCCCTCTCACCATCATCCCCACCCCGCGACGACCCAGCAACACCTCTCAAACGCACCCCAACACgcccctcctcacccccaccaccacctggCTGTGCCCCCAGTCTCCCACCTGCCCCCACCCCCTGCCCTTTTCAAGAGTGAGCCCCTAAACCACTGTGGACACGAAGACAGCAGTTACCTTCACCACATGGCTCCCCCTGAAAAGGGCCCCGGGGCCCCACAGCACCACTGA